A single Syngnathus acus chromosome 8, fSynAcu1.2, whole genome shotgun sequence DNA region contains:
- the LOC119125600 gene encoding potassium voltage-gated channel subfamily C member 1-like isoform X3, with amino-acid sequence MTCSASDSEKIVINCGGIRHETYRSTLKTLPGTRLSWLTEPDAYSNFDYDPKSDEFFFDRHPATFAFILNYYRTGKLHCPNDVCGPLFEEELAFWGIDETDVEACCWMNYRQHRDAEEALDSFETPEPDVPEDDPALTGGADGDLKRLCMQEDGRRATWWEVWQPKMWALFEDPYSSKYARYVAFGSLFFILLSISTFCLETHEAFYTIYNLTENVTVSNVTQEETVFEVVTDGWLTYVEGVCVIWFTIEVLFRVIFCPDKAEFFRSALNIIDIVAIVPFYLEVALSGLSSKTAKDVLSFLRVVRFVRILRIFKLTRHFVGLRVLGHTLRASTNEFLLLIIFLALGVLIFATMIYYAERVGADPDDPTAGAHTDFKNIPIGFWWAVVTMTTLGYGDMFPKTWSGMLVGALCALAGVLTIAMPVPVIVNNFGMYYSLAMAKQKLPKKRNKHIPRAPQPGSPNYCKPDALAMATASPHRLMGNVLGPGMVGSGSMMGAGDCPLAQEEIIEINRADSKQNGDAAANAAALANEDCPTIDQVLGDDRSPAIGGHGSTTSRERYPHDRACFLLSAGEFQRTTDGNVRKGGTVNGYWSDSPW; translated from the exons ATGACTTGCTCGGCGTCAGATAGCGAGAAGATCGTGATCAACTGCGGCGGGATCCGACACGAGACCTACCGGAGCACCCTGAAGACGCTTCCGGGTACGCGCTTGTCCTGGCTGACGGAGCCCGACGCCTACAGCAACTTCGACTACGACCCCAAGTCAGACGAGTTCTTTTTTGATCGCCACCCGGCCACTTTTGCATTTATTCTCAACTACTACCGCACTGGGAAACTTCATTGTCCTAATGATGTTTGCGGGCCGCTCTTCGAGGAAGAACTCGCCTTCTGGGGCATTGATGAGACGGACGTGGAGGCATGCTGCTGGATGAATTATCGGCAGCATCGCGACGCCGAGGAAGCTCTGGACAGTTTCGAGACCCCCGAGCCAGACGTGCCGGAGGATGACCCGGCTCTTACCGGCGGAGCGGATGGTGACCTGAAGCGGTTGTGCATGCAGGAGGACGGCCGCAGGGCGACGTGGTGGGAGGTGTGGCAGCCCAAAATGTGGGCGCTGTTTGAGGACCCCTACTCATCGAAATACGCCCGG TATGTGGCATTTGGCTCCCTCTTCTTCATTCTCCTCTCCATCTCTACGTTTTGTCTGGAGACCCACGAAGCCTTCTACACCATTTACAACCTGACCGAGAACGTCACTGTTAGCAATGTGACACAGGAGgag ACAGTGTTTGAAGTGGTGACAGATGGATGGCTGACATATGTTGAGGGTGTCTGCGTCATTTGGTTCACAATTGAGGTGCTGTTTCGCGTTATCTTCTGCCCTGACAAAGCAGAGTTCTTCCGCAGTGCCCTGAACATCATAGACATTGTGGCCATTGTGCCCTTTTACCTGGAGGTAGCGCTTAGCGGCCTTTCCTCCAAAACAGCCAAAGATGTGCTCAGCTTCCTGCGCGTGGTTCGCTTTGTTCGAATTCTGCGCATATTCAAGCTTACTCGCCATTTTGTTGGTTTGCGGGTACTGGGCCACACTCTGAGGGCAAGCACCAATGAGTTCCTGCTGCTCATCATTTTCCTGGCACTTGGGGTCCTCATCTTTGCAACCATGATTTACTATGCTGAACGCGTAGGTGCTGACCCGGATGATCCGACTGCTGGCGCCCACACAGACTTTAAGAACATTCCCATTGGTTTTTGGTGGGCAGTGGTGACCATGACAACACTGGGCTATGGAGATATGTTTCCCAAGACTTGGTCAGGAATGTTGGTTGGCGCCCTCTGCGCCTTGGCCGGTGTGCTGACCATCGCTATGCCTGTTCCCGTCATTGTCAACAACTTCGGGATGTACTACTCCCTGGCCATGGCGAAGCAAAAGCTCCCCAAGAAGAGGAACAAGCATATACCCCGTGCACCGCAGCCAGGAAGTCCCAACTATTGCAAACCAGATGCCCTCGCCATGGCGACCGCCTCGCCGCATAGGCTCATGGGCAATGTTCTAGGGCCTGGCATGGTGGGATCTGGCAGCATGATGGGTGCTGGAGATTGTCCACTGGCACAAGAGGAGATCATTGAAATCAACAGGGCAG ATTCCAAACAAAATGGTGATGCGGCAGCCAATGCAGCAGCACTAGCAAATGAAGACTGTCCCACTATTGACCAGGTTTTGGGAGATGATCGCAGCCCGGCCATTGGGGGCCACGGTTCAACCACCAGCCGGGAACGCTACCCGCACGATCGGGCCTGCTTCCTATTGAGTGCTGGGGAATTCCAGCGGACAACAGACGGCAACGTTCGAAAAG GAGGCACTGTTAACGGCTACTGGAGCGACAGCCCATGGTAA
- the LOC119125600 gene encoding potassium voltage-gated channel subfamily C member 1-like isoform X2 — MTCSASDSEKIVINCGGIRHETYRSTLKTLPGTRLSWLTEPDAYSNFDYDPKSDEFFFDRHPATFAFILNYYRTGKLHCPNDVCGPLFEEELAFWGIDETDVEACCWMNYRQHRDAEEALDSFETPEPDVPEDDPALTGGADGDLKRLCMQEDGRRATWWEVWQPKMWALFEDPYSSKYARYVAFGSLFFILLSISTFCLETHEAFYTIYNLTENVTVSNVTQEETVFEVVTDGWLTYVEGVCVIWFTIEVLFRVIFCPDKAEFFRSALNIIDIVAIVPFYLEVALSGLSSKTAKDVLSFLRVVRFVRILRIFKLTRHFVGLRVLGHTLRASTNEFLLLIIFLALGVLIFATMIYYAERVGADPDDPTAGAHTDFKNIPIGFWWAVVTMTTLGYGDMFPKTWSGMLVGALCALAGVLTIAMPVPVIVNNFGMYYSLAMAKQKLPKKRNKHIPRAPQPGSPNYCKPDALAMATASPHRLMGNVLGPGMVGSGSMMGAGDCPLAQEEIIEINRADSKQNGDAAANAAALANEDCPTIDQVLGDDRSPAIGGHGSTTSRERYPHDRACFLLSAGEFQRTTDGNVRKVGGTVNGYWSDSPW, encoded by the exons ATGACTTGCTCGGCGTCAGATAGCGAGAAGATCGTGATCAACTGCGGCGGGATCCGACACGAGACCTACCGGAGCACCCTGAAGACGCTTCCGGGTACGCGCTTGTCCTGGCTGACGGAGCCCGACGCCTACAGCAACTTCGACTACGACCCCAAGTCAGACGAGTTCTTTTTTGATCGCCACCCGGCCACTTTTGCATTTATTCTCAACTACTACCGCACTGGGAAACTTCATTGTCCTAATGATGTTTGCGGGCCGCTCTTCGAGGAAGAACTCGCCTTCTGGGGCATTGATGAGACGGACGTGGAGGCATGCTGCTGGATGAATTATCGGCAGCATCGCGACGCCGAGGAAGCTCTGGACAGTTTCGAGACCCCCGAGCCAGACGTGCCGGAGGATGACCCGGCTCTTACCGGCGGAGCGGATGGTGACCTGAAGCGGTTGTGCATGCAGGAGGACGGCCGCAGGGCGACGTGGTGGGAGGTGTGGCAGCCCAAAATGTGGGCGCTGTTTGAGGACCCCTACTCATCGAAATACGCCCGG TATGTGGCATTTGGCTCCCTCTTCTTCATTCTCCTCTCCATCTCTACGTTTTGTCTGGAGACCCACGAAGCCTTCTACACCATTTACAACCTGACCGAGAACGTCACTGTTAGCAATGTGACACAGGAGgag ACAGTGTTTGAAGTGGTGACAGATGGATGGCTGACATATGTTGAGGGTGTCTGCGTCATTTGGTTCACAATTGAGGTGCTGTTTCGCGTTATCTTCTGCCCTGACAAAGCAGAGTTCTTCCGCAGTGCCCTGAACATCATAGACATTGTGGCCATTGTGCCCTTTTACCTGGAGGTAGCGCTTAGCGGCCTTTCCTCCAAAACAGCCAAAGATGTGCTCAGCTTCCTGCGCGTGGTTCGCTTTGTTCGAATTCTGCGCATATTCAAGCTTACTCGCCATTTTGTTGGTTTGCGGGTACTGGGCCACACTCTGAGGGCAAGCACCAATGAGTTCCTGCTGCTCATCATTTTCCTGGCACTTGGGGTCCTCATCTTTGCAACCATGATTTACTATGCTGAACGCGTAGGTGCTGACCCGGATGATCCGACTGCTGGCGCCCACACAGACTTTAAGAACATTCCCATTGGTTTTTGGTGGGCAGTGGTGACCATGACAACACTGGGCTATGGAGATATGTTTCCCAAGACTTGGTCAGGAATGTTGGTTGGCGCCCTCTGCGCCTTGGCCGGTGTGCTGACCATCGCTATGCCTGTTCCCGTCATTGTCAACAACTTCGGGATGTACTACTCCCTGGCCATGGCGAAGCAAAAGCTCCCCAAGAAGAGGAACAAGCATATACCCCGTGCACCGCAGCCAGGAAGTCCCAACTATTGCAAACCAGATGCCCTCGCCATGGCGACCGCCTCGCCGCATAGGCTCATGGGCAATGTTCTAGGGCCTGGCATGGTGGGATCTGGCAGCATGATGGGTGCTGGAGATTGTCCACTGGCACAAGAGGAGATCATTGAAATCAACAGGGCAG ATTCCAAACAAAATGGTGATGCGGCAGCCAATGCAGCAGCACTAGCAAATGAAGACTGTCCCACTATTGACCAGGTTTTGGGAGATGATCGCAGCCCGGCCATTGGGGGCCACGGTTCAACCACCAGCCGGGAACGCTACCCGCACGATCGGGCCTGCTTCCTATTGAGTGCTGGGGAATTCCAGCGGACAACAGACGGCAACGTTCGAAAAG TAGGAGGCACTGTTAACGGCTACTGGAGCGACAGCCCATGGTAA
- the LOC119125600 gene encoding potassium voltage-gated channel subfamily C member 1-like isoform X1 gives MTCSASDSEKIVINCGGIRHETYRSTLKTLPGTRLSWLTEPDAYSNFDYDPKSDEFFFDRHPATFAFILNYYRTGKLHCPNDVCGPLFEEELAFWGIDETDVEACCWMNYRQHRDAEEALDSFETPEPDVPEDDPALTGGADGDLKRLCMQEDGRRATWWEVWQPKMWALFEDPYSSKYARYVAFGSLFFILLSISTFCLETHEAFYTIYNLTENVTVSNVTQEETVFEVVTDGWLTYVEGVCVIWFTIEVLFRVIFCPDKAEFFRSALNIIDIVAIVPFYLEVALSGLSSKTAKDVLSFLRVVRFVRILRIFKLTRHFVGLRVLGHTLRASTNEFLLLIIFLALGVLIFATMIYYAERVGADPDDPTAGAHTDFKNIPIGFWWAVVTMTTLGYGDMFPKTWSGMLVGALCALAGVLTIAMPVPVIVNNFGMYYSLAMAKQKLPKKRNKHIPRAPQPGSPNYCKPDALAMATASPHRLMGNVLGPGMVGSGSMMGAGDCPLAQEEIIEINRADSKQNGDAAANAAALANEDCPTIDQVLGDDRSPAIGGHGSTTSRERYPHDRACFLLSAGEFQRTTDGNVRKATGYEKSRSLNNISGMTGAPLRLTPITNSTFEPFEPPGLRRCHSPIPSIL, from the exons ATGACTTGCTCGGCGTCAGATAGCGAGAAGATCGTGATCAACTGCGGCGGGATCCGACACGAGACCTACCGGAGCACCCTGAAGACGCTTCCGGGTACGCGCTTGTCCTGGCTGACGGAGCCCGACGCCTACAGCAACTTCGACTACGACCCCAAGTCAGACGAGTTCTTTTTTGATCGCCACCCGGCCACTTTTGCATTTATTCTCAACTACTACCGCACTGGGAAACTTCATTGTCCTAATGATGTTTGCGGGCCGCTCTTCGAGGAAGAACTCGCCTTCTGGGGCATTGATGAGACGGACGTGGAGGCATGCTGCTGGATGAATTATCGGCAGCATCGCGACGCCGAGGAAGCTCTGGACAGTTTCGAGACCCCCGAGCCAGACGTGCCGGAGGATGACCCGGCTCTTACCGGCGGAGCGGATGGTGACCTGAAGCGGTTGTGCATGCAGGAGGACGGCCGCAGGGCGACGTGGTGGGAGGTGTGGCAGCCCAAAATGTGGGCGCTGTTTGAGGACCCCTACTCATCGAAATACGCCCGG TATGTGGCATTTGGCTCCCTCTTCTTCATTCTCCTCTCCATCTCTACGTTTTGTCTGGAGACCCACGAAGCCTTCTACACCATTTACAACCTGACCGAGAACGTCACTGTTAGCAATGTGACACAGGAGgag ACAGTGTTTGAAGTGGTGACAGATGGATGGCTGACATATGTTGAGGGTGTCTGCGTCATTTGGTTCACAATTGAGGTGCTGTTTCGCGTTATCTTCTGCCCTGACAAAGCAGAGTTCTTCCGCAGTGCCCTGAACATCATAGACATTGTGGCCATTGTGCCCTTTTACCTGGAGGTAGCGCTTAGCGGCCTTTCCTCCAAAACAGCCAAAGATGTGCTCAGCTTCCTGCGCGTGGTTCGCTTTGTTCGAATTCTGCGCATATTCAAGCTTACTCGCCATTTTGTTGGTTTGCGGGTACTGGGCCACACTCTGAGGGCAAGCACCAATGAGTTCCTGCTGCTCATCATTTTCCTGGCACTTGGGGTCCTCATCTTTGCAACCATGATTTACTATGCTGAACGCGTAGGTGCTGACCCGGATGATCCGACTGCTGGCGCCCACACAGACTTTAAGAACATTCCCATTGGTTTTTGGTGGGCAGTGGTGACCATGACAACACTGGGCTATGGAGATATGTTTCCCAAGACTTGGTCAGGAATGTTGGTTGGCGCCCTCTGCGCCTTGGCCGGTGTGCTGACCATCGCTATGCCTGTTCCCGTCATTGTCAACAACTTCGGGATGTACTACTCCCTGGCCATGGCGAAGCAAAAGCTCCCCAAGAAGAGGAACAAGCATATACCCCGTGCACCGCAGCCAGGAAGTCCCAACTATTGCAAACCAGATGCCCTCGCCATGGCGACCGCCTCGCCGCATAGGCTCATGGGCAATGTTCTAGGGCCTGGCATGGTGGGATCTGGCAGCATGATGGGTGCTGGAGATTGTCCACTGGCACAAGAGGAGATCATTGAAATCAACAGGGCAG ATTCCAAACAAAATGGTGATGCGGCAGCCAATGCAGCAGCACTAGCAAATGAAGACTGTCCCACTATTGACCAGGTTTTGGGAGATGATCGCAGCCCGGCCATTGGGGGCCACGGTTCAACCACCAGCCGGGAACGCTACCCGCACGATCGGGCCTGCTTCCTATTGAGTGCTGGGGAATTCCAGCGGACAACAGACGGCAACGTTCGAAAAG CCACAGGTTATGAGAAATCCCGCAGCCTAAATAACATCTCTGGAATGACGGGAGCTCCTTTGCGCCTCACCCCTATCACCAATTCCACTTTTGAGCCTTTCGAGCCACCCGGGCTGAGGCGATGCCACTCCCCCATTCCCTCCATCTTGTAG
- the LOC119125601 gene encoding apoptosis regulator BAX-like → MACEGNGISDQRIGEALIKEVIEEELRDVPAEDIPPLTPLAVEIESTQEKKLVTQLSKMIRIVGDKVQHDKEFQDAIDGLTYVDGSMWENFKKVANKVIEQGITWESIAVLFYVAGKLALKMVEAHLPQSVKEILIWTVDYFRTNLLGWIREHGGWINSFSELATTSMQNVGFNRQRYSVVLIFCSGLLIGSFFTWRMSRGS, encoded by the exons ATGGCTTGCGAAGGAAATGGTATATCGG ATCAGAGGATCGGAGAAGCACTGATAAAGGA GGTTATAGAGGAAGAGCTTAGGGATGTGCCCGCAGAAGATATCCCTCCTCTCACTCCACTGGCTGTGGAAATAGAAAGTACTCAGGAGAAGAAGCTTGTGACCCAGTTGAGCAAAATGATCCGAATCGTTGGTGACAAGGTGCAACATGACAAGGAGTTCCAGGA TGCAATTGATGGTTTAACCTATGTGGATGGATCCATGTGGGAAAATTTCAAGAAAGTGGCCAATAAGGTCATTGAACAAGGCATTACTTGGGAGAGCATAGCTGTGCTCTTCTATGTAGCAGGGAAGCTAGCACTCAAG ATGGTGGAGGCTCATCTGCCACAGTCAGTGAAGGAGATCCTGATTTGGACAGTGGATTACTTTCGGACGAACCTACTCGGCTGGATTCGGGAACATGGTGGATGG ATCAACAGTTTCTCTGAGTTGGCAACAACCTCCATGCAGAACGTGGGATTTAACCGTCAACGCTATAGCGTGGTCCTCATATTCTGCAGTGGCCTCCTCATAGGAAGTTTCTTCACCTGGAGGATGAGCAGAGGCTCTTGA